ACACTCTCCATCGCCCTGTTCACCACAACGCTTCATCAATTTAATGTTAGCGGTTTTAACCATGCAGCCAATACAGTTTTCAATTTCCTGAAATCACAATTGTTTTGTCTGTCTTTATTAATCAGACGACATTAGCACATAAGCTTTGTGTCAGAAAATATCAATTCAAAAACAAGTTTCAGCATTTTACCTCACAATGGTGTTCTCCCTAAGGACAGCGAATTTTTGATGTAATTAATTTTGGTCAGTAGATTGTAGTAGTAGCTTAGTAGattacataaaaaacaaaaacagaaatttggaGAGATAGCTCACACCAAACATATAAAATATTGTAAAGTTTTGTTATAACATCTTGTTTTGTTTACGAAATTTGTGGTACAAAATTGTAATTATAAAATCAACCAAAATATCGTTATAAAAATCGGCCGATGCAAGAAAAGAACTTGCACATGAATGTTAAATACACTCTATCAGATGAACAATAATACGTTATAATAATAAGTGTGTATTTTATAATGGAAATAAATGAGCAACGAAAACTTCTATTCATTTCATGCATTATGCATTGGGCATTGTTTTTCTAAATATTGTTGACATTCAAGAAGTTTCTTTCATTTGTCAGTGAATTTAGCTTTATAAcctaaaaattcttttaatttaaagTAAATTTTAAGTATCACTTTATAAATACTTTCTCAGTTTTATCAATACCTCAAACCAAAAGCGCTTTCTTGATCAAATTTAATGCCAAATCATTTAGGATGCTGCGCAGCCACCCTTTTGGATTATTTGCGAATTTTTCTGTATGTTTATGTTGTTAGGGATGTGTCCAGAACAAATTTCAGCTTGTTTCTATTTTTATGAGGCTTTTCGCAGCCAACGATgcattttattttcttaagaaaaaaaaaccctCCGCCTGAAGGCATACCATTTAACTTTTGTCAGGTTAAAATCAAAACTTCACTTAGTTTTCTGTTTAGACATAAAAGAAGTtcgttgatttttacatttcgtGTTCATTGATATTTATTTTCTGAGACTGTTTTAGATCACCAATAATATTTCTTGACTTTTCTTATATTTCAGACACAACAGAAACCCTGTTTATACATATCATGGCAtcttttttattacaaataaaacaaagtaaaagCTTTCTTACATTTTGGCCAATTTGTGGGATCTCGATTGTACCATTGTGTGAAACTTGTTGTTTAAATGCTTCCAAAAAACGGTCGCTTATGGTTTGTTGAATCACAACACTCCTTACATTTCTTATTGGTGCATTGAGTCGGTCTTTTAACTCCCTGTATTCCAGCGCATTTAAATGTAATGTAAATGTCTGTTCATGAGGTGCAATACTTGAAACACTTAAGTGAATATACTGAGCTGCTTGATTAGTATCATGACTATACTGGAACTCCTCACTTTTTAAGATGGACAAATGAGAACCAGTTTGTTGAGCAATGTATACTTTATATGCAGTGCACTTGAGTATCCATGAGTCTGTGACGTAAATGCTCGTACCTCCCATTATTGAAGAATACTTTTCCAATCTTCTGAATTCTAGATTGATTTGAGCAGCCACACCTCTCCAAGGTgtgccatatttttttaaatcgttcACAAGTGGATGATAGTTATATTTAGAGTAAGTCCATAAGAGTCCCAATGCTAGACCACATAAAGCCGCACCAAAACAACACAATGCGAACAGTAAGGCAAAGGAAGATAACTGCGTAAACTTGAAAAGCTGCAATTCTGGAGATACAACTGTCAAGCCAATGTAGTACACTATAAACAGATGTCAAAGAGATTATTTAAATCGAtatgtttataatattttaactttttaggcACTTTGTCAATGTAACAAATTAAGGTCATAAAAAGTAGTTGATTTTCTAAGTTGTAACgcatatacaaaataaaataaacaaaatgttacACATGTGCTTGcatttgtaaagaaaaaaagaaaatgacctTATGTGCTATGATAAGAATTTTTCTtaaatcttaaaatatttttcaaaattgtttttaattgtaAGTTGCAGTAGTTTATCAGTCCTTTCAGAACTACataatttaactaaattttaattGTTATAAATGCCAAGCCTAAAACAGGAAGCGTTACACGTTTGGCTCGATACATTGTTTtaatgagaaaaaaagaaacattataatttaaaattaaacatcTGTAACCATTTGAACTTGAGACACCCAAAGTAAAGCAGCGTTTAATTCTTGCGTACGCAGCTGGAACAAAGAGGCGAAGGTCTGGGACGAAGTTATAAGTGCAATCCATTGGACGAAACTAGCACATGATAGTCTCATTTTCTCAAGATAGTTTTGACAAATAGCATGGGAGATCTCCAAAATTGTaagacaaaaacaaagaaagagAACTGGGTACGAAGTTTCGAGACAAAATAAAACATGGCTACCAAGCAGCGATTTGTTGTGGTTTGGTTTttgtttgcgatttttcgttgcAGATTTTGGATTTATATTTACTTGTTGTTAAAATTTCTCAATAAAGTAACCAGTAGAAGTAAGTATGGAAAATGAAACATAGTCTTGTGGCTAACAACGATAAACGCTACAAGAACCAGCATTGACTGTAAATATAGAGCATCGTTTTTAAAGTCGAATTACCTATCACAATAAGTTTAATAACTTCAGTAAGAAATAGACTTTCAATGAGAGAACGCCAGAGAATGCTATACCAACTATATCCCCTGGGATACACATTTTCtaccaataaaaacacaaaggaACACAAACAGATGATCTACTTTCGTTTGAAGTTTCTGGTGTAGAGGTGAATTTAGGTTCGTTACGATTTCACTtcaatttctaataaaaagaaAGCTTTTTGCTACTCTTATTATTTTCTAGATTATACAACTGGATGTAGCAATAAGCCTTTTTCAATATCGCCTTTTTATGATCAGCGGTAGTGGTAGTACGACaaaaaatatgcatatttttttatatcaagagCGTATTCATGGCAACTTTAttattggctagctagctagccaactaTAGCCAACAAGCATATTGTTTCTTACTCCTCCTAAAAGTTTATATTGTATACTGCAAAGTCTAATATGTTTACCTAGTTTATTAAAACTCCATATAACTTACATTCtcctaaaaaagttacttttcatCCTAGCCAGATATAATAGGTAGAATGttatagctaactagctatgcACACAGGGATAACGTGCTGCCAGCTATGTATAGTTATTATTGTCAGACTACCCTGCTAATATGCTTTTACCTTTCCAGGTAGTATACATttataataaacatattttggctCAACCCAGTGTACTCAGTAATCAAATTGTTGATCGTTTTGATTTGTCTCTTCAGATTCATATTGGTATTGcaggtttatcatttcttgaacatgttcaagaaatgagaaaCCTATAATATTAACTACAAATAGTTTGTTGGTATGATATCGGTTCTGAcataatcaatttttttcagaaaataaaGACACCACTGAATATGCTgttgttcttacaaaaaagtttttgtcacAGCTTACACATTTACAGCTCTCTTTATAGCTCCCTTCTCTAAGAAAATAGATTCAAGGttcttaaaattgttcttattctttTTGAAATTACCTTGATAGAGGAAGATTAGGCCTCCATCAACTATTTTTATAATGACGATGGTAAACTTGTAAGGCTATGGTGTCTGGGTTTCATTTATTAGTTGCGGGGCTATCTATATTGAAaactttcttaacttttttaggCCACCAGGTTAAGTTATTGTGGTAAATCGATCAAGTATTAAACATATGTTAGGGAGTACTGCCCAGCTTAACTGGCCAAATTTGTTATTGCATTGAAACAACATGTGGTCTAAAACAAATCATGACtggtttatttatctacaattctCTTAGCGTTTGAAATAATCAGTTTCCACCCTAAATgactatttattatttttgatcaaaatatatagttttctttataaaaatctATTGTTATCTTACAGTAGAATGTTTAAATTTGGAAAAccaagtttcaaaaaatatacaaaattttttaattccgTTTTAAGTTATTAATTTTATCAGATTTGTCTAACAAGAGCAccttgtaaaaaattatttttacgtaatttctttttgacatttgctTTTAGGTAAAATAAATGACAATACCATAGTTATATATACCTGACGTAGGATAACAACatagaaataaaattatatcgCTAGTTATTGACaggacattttttgtatttaaaaaacaacattaattATCTGCAGCTAGCTGCAACTGTAGCTTTCTTACAggccatatttttaaaaaaatcaaggcTCAAGGGTACTTAATGCTTTTACCCTGGATGATTGCATTGCTCATTACTACATTTTGTTGAATATATACCATGATGAAGACCAATATTCAGTCTACCACCAACCCAACATACTCAGGACAGCCAAGTCTTTATGTTATTtacagatgttttaaaaaatcaaatatatcCAATAACAAAGAATAAAGTGTGCATATATTTCTTTTACCAAAAGTTCATAATTAGCCTATATGACAAGTTAATGtaagaaataataaaggtaaacaaatATCACTTTGCTGGAAAATTgtctctaaactaacctcgttttcacgTTAGTATGCTTATTCCGGCTATGCATTTCGCAGAATGGAAAAGGATATTGAAATAGGCTTTTATTGTTTTGGAAAAAAAGAAGTCCTTATCACATCACGCAAAGTTCACTAGTTATCAGTCTGTTTTTAAGAACtaatacaatttttatttatatcaaaGTTTATAACGAAattttttatactctttgtgTGAAATGTAATCCATGGTGTGTAGTTTGTGAACAAATCCTTTACGTTTAAGGCCTGATATATTCAGGGCGGAATTCAACCCGCTTTTAATATCTTGGCAACTACTTGATCATGTACAATATTGAAAAGGACTAAAGAAAACGAAATAAGCTTAAAGTGTCAAACAATATCAGCAGTTTAAAAAAGCACTGTACATTTTGCATCAAATACAACTTATATAACTAcagcaaaaattgaaataatgacttgaaacttggtAGACGTGTTTTACTTCAGTTGAATGAAATGGAACTAAAAACATCTTCACTACTATCATAGTTCTGGACTTCTTGATTTTAGCCCTCTTCAGAGACGCCGATAATTGATTTTTGACTGCATATCGCTTTTAGCAAAGATACATGGACAGAAAACATTAAGACCAATTCTCATGACTGAAATAAGTCAGAGAAGGTCTAAATAAAATGTGTGTCACAGGTTGTGTAACGCACTTTTCTATTTGGCAATATTTGGAAGGTGCAAAATAATTTCATGAAATATTTCTTCTCAACTCACAAAAAGCCAACATGGCAAAATAAACATTCTGCcctgaatatttttaaattctgttgCAGGATACCCTAAAAAAACCAAATTCAAATCTTCACCATAAAGCAGCTTTCTGAACAGCAGACAGTTTGATTTTACCTGCCTGGAGATGCAACTGTAGCGAAAGACTGTGGATTGTGTTTTAATGCAATCTGAAGTGTTTGAACTGTTTTTTACATACTATGACTGATTATTAGAAATATCTTGAACGTTGCGATCAAGCATGGACATTGTGACAATCACAATCCCAGCCCTCGAAATTAGCGTCAGCAATCGGCAATTGCCGTCGCAATTGCTGGCGCGGTTTCATTTCGCGACGGCAAAAAACTGCCAAGGCTAATCTTTGCTGCGCGcttattttgcggtagaaaagtggggaaCGTTttgaatcgtgaaccccaaacacaatgatcgagcgtctacgtaTAGTGACTCTcccaatcttaacttccttttctacatgctTAAAATAGTATgtatgactatactgtcatttttataaatttatcgtttatttttcaggtcatcacaagcaaataggcaaaaatatgcttcgttttcaaattacaaaaaatcttttCGAAAATTCAGTTATATTTTAACAACATTTAtgcaaacaaatgttttttaccgcacgtgggtttcgtttttaaaattgtttgaataacacttgcggcataaagaaaatccattaaattcggacctgctatggatTCCAATtgctttgtcaaatgaagaaattatctacaattaaatccacgataaaatgtctgttccgcctgtaagtgcagttttgcagactaaATTCACCCGTGCTCCGGCATTAGTTAAAAACATAACCATGTAGTTTTTCTATTATTATCTTGAAGAATGTTTGACTAGAAATGGTACATTTAGATTAATATATCTTGTTCTCCCCCCTAAGTTCAAACtgttcataacaaaataaaataagccAGATCAGCTATCAGTCCTTTCAGTTATGATCTGGTAAAATAACATGTCGTCAAGGTTGGCTAGATCATTCTGTCAGTCCTTTCCTATTATGATCTAACAACCGTCGGAGGGCAAGGGGCAACTTCTGGGACGGGGCTGACGTGCTCGGTTGGGCTGGCATGCTTGAGTCACTGGGCGTGTCAGGATTCGAAGGTGGAACGTCATGTGTAGGTTGTTGCTCGTCCGTTAATGTAGGTTGCGTCTGGGACATCGTGATGACTGGTGCGGTGTTCTTCGAGGGTGGGGGTTTTACATAACGGAAGTCTTGGATGGGATGTCCACGTCCTTCTTTCTGCACAGCAGGGATGAATTTTCGACCAGAACCATCCATACGAACAACATATTGGTCGAATTGATATACTTCAACAATCTTTTCAACGGATTGGGTCCAACTTGGTTTTGGACTCTTACATGGTCGCCAACTTGAAGCTGCGGTCGTCTCGTGTGCTCCGTCCAACGTTCTGCTGCGTGCATATGTCGATTGCAGAGAGCTTCTTCGCGTTTGTTTAACGTGTCAACCCATGTTGGATGTGGTTGGTAGCGACCAGGTTGAATTGGAATGAAGTCTCGGCCTTGGCCTCCCAAATAAGCACATGGCGGGTGACAGTCCGGTTGTTGGATCTGGGCAATTACGATATTGTAGGATGGCTCTCTGCACCTTGTCTGTGTCCAAATTGCCGTTGGGTCCGGTGTTTTCTGAGATGAGCCTTTTTGCGATCTTGACACCGATTTCTGCTCTGCAATTGGAATGTGGGAAGGCTACTAAAGACAAACGTTGATTGACTCCCCAGTTCTTTAGGAAAGTCGTGGTGGTACTTGATGTAAATTCGGGTCCCTCATCAGATGATAGCTCGTCAGGATTTCTGTAGGTGGAAAATTGTCGACATAGACAGTCTATCAGACCTTTTGATCCCTCCCGAGCA
Above is a window of Hydractinia symbiolongicarpus strain clone_291-10 chromosome 3, HSymV2.1, whole genome shotgun sequence DNA encoding:
- the LOC130636196 gene encoding E3 ubiquitin-protein ligase TM129-like — its product is MNVEADIFFSFIYLVVVLCFILPPKEFAAAGLTIQNLFSSYLGSEDVDFIGYHIRRTWVTVVVHSLLPVVYYIGLTVVSPELQLFKFTQLSSFALLFALCCFGAALCGLALGLLWTYSKYNYHPLVNDLKKYGTPWRGVAAQINLEFRRLEKYSSIMGGTSIYVTDSWILKCTAYKVYIAQQTGSHLSILKSEEFQYSHDTNQAAQYIHLSVSSIAPHEQTFTLHLNALEYRELKDRLNAPIRNVRSVVIQQTISDRFLEAFKQQVSHNGTIEIPQIGQNEIENCIGCMVKTANIKLMKRCGEQGDGECQQCYCRPMWCLECMGRWFASRQDQNLQSGWLSSFAPCPTCRAQFCMADVFTI